The DNA window GTATGAATTTTTACCCAAACATTCTTTTGTATACCAAGTAACTCCTGATAACCTCCCCTTCTAACCCCACCTGGTAAAAATAGGAAAATAGAGATGGCCGTTGCCGTTGTCAAAATAAAGGAAAAAATCAAAAAAACATCCAACAAATAGTTTATTTTTATCTTCTCCATTAAAATCATCTTCTTACAATCCACCCAAATATACCCTTATTTTCTCTTTCTTTTTTAGCCAAATTTTCCAACCTGACTTGCTCCTGCTCCATCAATTGTATCTGTTGCCTGAGCATCTCTTTAACCTCTGGATCACAACTGCAAT is part of the Candidatus Aenigmatarchaeota archaeon genome and encodes:
- a CDS encoding DUF4405 domain-containing protein, whose protein sequence is MILMEKIKINYLLDVFLIFSFILTTATAISIFLFLPGGVRRGGYQELLGIQKNVWVKIHTYSGLFMILLSFIHVLLHLKWLIGMTKKFFKNRLK